The following proteins are encoded in a genomic region of Enterocloster clostridioformis:
- the dnaG gene encoding DNA primase has product MYYPDEVIEEVRMKNDIVDVISGYVKLQKKGANYFGLCPFHNEKSPSFSVSPGKQMYYCFGCGAGGNVITFLMEYENYTFQEALSSLADRAGVNLPKMEYGREAREQAELRARLLEVNKLAANYFYYQMKQPQGKPAYDYFHLKRGLADETIVHFGLGYSNKTSDDLYRYLKGKGYEDSFLKDTGLVTLEERGGRDKFWNRVMFPIMDVNNRVIGFGGRVMGDGEPKYLNSPETKLFDKSRNLYGLNYARLSREGYLLICEGYLDVISLHQAGFTNAVASLGTAFTSQHANVLKRYTDQVILTYDSDGAGVKAALRAIPILKEVGMSIKVLNMKPYKDPDEFIKNMGAEAFRQRIKEAKNSFLFEVDVLRRGYEMDDPEQKTRFYQETARKLLQFGEALERENYLQAVAREQMIPADELRGLVNRMGMSMGLKAGESLSHSGRVVPQEAEEEVFPRSGSGGSRKPRRPDKEDGIRRSQRLLLTWLIETPALFEKIEGVITADDFVEDLYHQVAQLVFDGHREGNLNPAAILSRFINDEDQYKEVAALFNASLKESLNNEEQKKAFSETVMKVRKNSLDVASRNAKDITQLQEIIRQQAALKQLHISLD; this is encoded by the coding sequence ATGTACTATCCCGATGAAGTCATAGAAGAAGTGAGAATGAAGAATGACATCGTGGACGTGATTTCAGGATATGTGAAACTGCAGAAAAAGGGGGCTAACTATTTCGGCCTGTGCCCTTTCCACAATGAGAAATCCCCGTCCTTTTCCGTATCGCCGGGAAAGCAGATGTATTACTGCTTTGGCTGCGGGGCAGGGGGAAATGTCATCACCTTTCTGATGGAATATGAAAATTATACCTTCCAGGAGGCGCTTTCGTCCCTGGCAGACAGGGCCGGAGTGAACCTGCCGAAGATGGAGTACGGCCGCGAGGCCAGAGAGCAGGCGGAGCTGAGGGCCAGGCTTCTGGAAGTGAACAAGCTGGCGGCGAATTATTTCTATTACCAGATGAAACAGCCCCAGGGAAAGCCGGCCTATGATTATTTCCACCTTAAGAGGGGACTGGCGGATGAGACCATCGTCCATTTCGGCCTGGGCTATTCCAATAAGACCAGCGATGATCTGTACCGCTACCTGAAGGGAAAGGGTTACGAGGACAGTTTCCTTAAGGATACCGGCCTGGTGACGCTGGAGGAACGGGGCGGAAGGGACAAGTTCTGGAACCGCGTCATGTTTCCCATTATGGATGTGAACAACCGCGTCATTGGATTTGGAGGCCGTGTCATGGGGGATGGGGAACCCAAATACCTGAATTCCCCGGAGACAAAACTCTTTGACAAGAGCCGCAATCTCTACGGCCTGAATTATGCCAGGCTTTCCAGGGAAGGATATCTACTGATTTGTGAAGGGTACCTGGACGTCATATCCCTGCACCAGGCAGGGTTTACCAACGCGGTGGCATCCCTGGGCACTGCCTTTACCAGCCAGCACGCCAATGTGCTGAAACGGTACACGGACCAGGTAATCCTTACCTATGACAGCGACGGAGCCGGGGTGAAGGCGGCGTTGAGGGCCATTCCTATTTTAAAGGAAGTGGGGATGTCCATTAAGGTACTGAACATGAAACCCTATAAGGACCCGGACGAGTTCATCAAGAACATGGGGGCAGAGGCATTCCGCCAGCGGATTAAGGAGGCCAAAAACAGCTTTCTCTTTGAGGTGGATGTACTGCGGCGGGGGTATGAGATGGATGATCCGGAGCAGAAGACCAGGTTCTACCAGGAGACAGCGAGAAAGCTTCTCCAGTTTGGCGAGGCCCTGGAGCGGGAAAATTATCTCCAGGCAGTGGCCAGGGAGCAGATGATTCCGGCGGACGAGCTGAGAGGTCTGGTCAACCGTATGGGCATGTCCATGGGGCTTAAGGCAGGTGAAAGCCTGAGCCATTCCGGCCGGGTGGTTCCCCAGGAGGCAGAGGAGGAGGTATTCCCCAGAAGCGGATCTGGCGGCAGCCGCAAACCCAGGCGGCCGGATAAGGAGGATGGAATCCGCCGTTCCCAGAGACTGCTTCTTACCTGGCTTATAGAGACCCCGGCCCTGTTTGAGAAGATAGAGGGCGTCATAACGGCAGATGATTTTGTGGAGGATTTGTACCATCAGGTGGCACAGTTGGTATTTGACGGACACAGGGAGGGAAATTTAAACCCCGCGGCCATACTCAGCCGGTTCATTAACGATGAGGACCAGTACAAGGAGGTGGCGGCCCTGTTTAACGCCAGTTTAAAGGAATCCCTGAACAATGAAGAACAAAAGAAGGCATTTTCGGAGACTGTGATGAAGGTCAGAAAGAACAGCCTGGATGTGGCCAGCCGCAATGCAAAGGATATAACCCAGTTACAGGAGATTATCAGGCAGCAGGCAGCCTTAAAGCAGCTGCACATCTCCCTGGATTGA
- a CDS encoding Na+/H+ antiporter NhaC family protein, with protein MGEDREGRAAALLPILIFLLIFLGSGFITGDFYSMPAIVAFLIALLAALVQNRELGFSEKIKLAAQGVGDENIITMCLIFLAAGAFTGAVKAAGGVDSTVNLGLSILPSNVAVAGLFLIGCFISISMGTSVGTITALAPIAVGISQKTGFSMAVCAGAVVGGAMFGDNLSMISDTTIAAVKTQGCEMKDKFRENFLIVLPAAIVTILLFLVLGKDASFQIQGSLDYSLLRVMPYLVVLAGALAGVNVFLVLMTGTVLSLIAGVATGAFGVGEMFTHVGEGITGMYDITVISVIVACIVALVKEYGGIAFILSFIKKRINGERGGELGIAALALLVDMCTANNTVAIVMAGPIAKEISADFGVTPRRSASLLDMFSSMGQGLIPYGAQLLAAAGLTGLTPFEIIPYCFYPILMGVSGLIFIFIKKRHGKVLV; from the coding sequence ATGGGGGAAGATCGTGAGGGAAGGGCAGCGGCCCTTCTGCCTATTCTGATATTTCTGTTGATTTTCTTGGGCTCCGGGTTCATTACCGGAGACTTTTACAGTATGCCGGCCATTGTGGCCTTTTTGATTGCGCTTCTGGCGGCCCTTGTGCAGAACCGGGAGCTTGGCTTTTCGGAAAAGATAAAGCTGGCCGCACAGGGCGTAGGGGATGAAAATATCATCACCATGTGCCTCATATTCCTGGCAGCAGGCGCCTTTACAGGAGCTGTGAAGGCGGCCGGCGGTGTGGACTCCACAGTTAATCTGGGACTTTCCATCCTGCCCTCCAACGTGGCTGTGGCAGGACTGTTTCTCATTGGGTGCTTCATATCCATATCCATGGGAACCTCGGTGGGCACCATCACAGCCCTGGCTCCCATTGCGGTGGGAATCAGCCAGAAAACCGGATTTTCCATGGCGGTCTGCGCAGGCGCCGTGGTGGGCGGGGCCATGTTCGGAGACAACCTGTCCATGATATCCGACACCACCATAGCAGCGGTAAAGACACAGGGATGTGAGATGAAGGACAAGTTCAGGGAGAATTTTCTCATCGTGCTGCCGGCAGCCATTGTCACGATCCTTTTGTTCCTGGTCCTGGGAAAGGATGCCTCGTTCCAGATACAGGGCAGCCTTGACTACAGCCTGTTACGGGTGATGCCCTATTTGGTGGTGCTGGCAGGCGCCCTGGCAGGAGTGAACGTATTTCTGGTCCTCATGACCGGCACGGTGCTGAGCCTGATAGCCGGAGTGGCTACAGGCGCCTTCGGGGTGGGGGAAATGTTCACCCATGTGGGAGAGGGAATCACGGGAATGTATGATATCACGGTGATATCCGTGATCGTGGCCTGCATCGTGGCCCTGGTAAAGGAGTACGGAGGGATTGCCTTCATTCTTTCCTTCATCAAAAAAAGAATCAACGGGGAAAGGGGAGGAGAGCTGGGAATCGCAGCCCTGGCTCTTCTGGTGGACATGTGTACGGCCAATAATACGGTGGCCATTGTCATGGCTGGCCCCATTGCAAAAGAAATCAGCGCTGACTTCGGCGTGACGCCCAGGCGTTCCGCGTCCCTCCTGGACATGTTCAGCTCCATGGGACAGGGACTGATTCCTTACGGCGCCCAGCTTCTGGCCGCGGCCGGCCTGACAGGCCTGACTCCCTTTGAAATCATTCCCTACTGCTTTTATCCCATCCTCATGGGAGTCAGCGGGCTGATATTCATATTCATTAAAAAAAGACATGGAAAGGTACTGGTATGA
- a CDS encoding SufB/SufD family protein: MADSIQERILEEVADLHGVPAGAYNIRANGQTAGRNTTANIDIVTKTDKPGIDIRIKPGTRNESVHIPVVVSASGLKEMVYNDFFIGEDSDVVIVAGCGIHNCGDQDSEHDGIHRFFVGKNAKVKYVEKHYGEGDGNGKRILNPGTEVYMEENSYMEMEMVQIEGVDSTNRTNSAELAAGAKLIVRERLLTHGSQNAESTYIVNLNGEDSSADVVSRSVAKDTSKQTFNSKIVGNAKCSGHTECDAIIMDDAKIFAIPGLIANNIDAALIHEAAIGKIAGEQIVKLMTLGLTEEEAEAQIVNGFLK; encoded by the coding sequence ATGGCAGACAGCATCCAGGAGAGAATATTAGAGGAAGTGGCCGACCTTCACGGTGTTCCGGCAGGGGCCTATAATATAAGGGCCAACGGCCAGACAGCCGGCCGCAATACCACGGCCAACATAGACATTGTAACAAAGACGGATAAGCCGGGAATCGACATCCGCATCAAACCCGGCACCAGAAACGAAAGCGTACACATCCCCGTGGTGGTCAGCGCCAGCGGTTTAAAGGAGATGGTCTATAACGATTTCTTCATCGGTGAGGACTCGGATGTGGTCATCGTGGCAGGCTGCGGCATTCATAACTGCGGGGACCAGGATTCAGAGCATGACGGAATCCACCGCTTCTTTGTGGGAAAGAATGCAAAGGTCAAATATGTGGAGAAGCATTACGGCGAGGGTGACGGCAACGGCAAGCGCATCCTGAATCCGGGCACGGAAGTCTACATGGAGGAAAACAGCTACATGGAGATGGAGATGGTCCAGATTGAGGGTGTGGATTCCACCAACAGGACCAACTCCGCTGAGCTTGCCGCGGGAGCCAAGCTTATAGTGCGGGAACGCCTTTTGACCCACGGCAGCCAGAATGCAGAGAGTACTTACATCGTGAATCTGAACGGAGAGGATTCCAGCGCGGATGTGGTGTCACGTTCCGTTGCCAAGGATACCTCAAAGCAGACCTTCAATTCCAAAATCGTGGGCAACGCCAAGTGCAGCGGACATACGGAGTGTGACGCCATCATCATGGATGATGCCAAGATTTTTGCCATTCCGGGACTGATTGCCAACAACATTGACGCGGCCCTGATTCACGAGGCAGCCATAGGCAAGATTGCGGGGGAGCAGATTGTGAAGCTTATGACCCTGGGTCTTACAGAGGAAGAGGCGGAAGCCCAGATTGTCAACGGCTTCTTAAAATAG
- a CDS encoding deoxyguanosinetriphosphate triphosphohydrolase, producing the protein MNIRESLEALEESYMSPYASLSSRTRGRDKPEQLCDMRPEYQRDRDRILHSKAFRRLKHKTQVFLAPEGDHYRTRLTHTLEVSQIARTIAKTLRLNESLTEAIALGHDLGHTPFGHSGEYILNKICEDGFTHYEQSVRIVEVLEKDGRGLNLTWEVRDGIRNHRTSGHPSTLEGAIVRLSDKIAYINHDIDDAIRARMFTEHELPRVYTDVLGHSVRERLNNMIHDIILNSMDKPAITMSEGMEEAMQGLRKWMFDNVYKNDIPKAEEGKAQNMITQLYEYYMGHVDKLPVEYVLLMVNKGEKKSRVVCDYIAGMSDIYAIDQFEELFVPKRWNVY; encoded by the coding sequence ATGAATATCAGGGAGTCACTGGAAGCATTGGAAGAATCGTACATGAGCCCCTATGCGTCCCTTAGCAGCAGGACCAGGGGACGGGACAAGCCGGAGCAGCTGTGCGATATGCGGCCTGAGTACCAGCGGGACAGGGACCGCATCCTGCACTCCAAGGCATTTAGACGGCTGAAGCATAAGACACAGGTGTTTCTGGCTCCCGAAGGGGACCATTACAGGACCAGGCTCACCCACACCCTGGAGGTGTCCCAGATAGCCCGTACCATAGCCAAAACTCTGCGGCTCAATGAGAGCCTGACAGAGGCCATTGCCCTGGGCCATGATCTGGGGCACACGCCCTTCGGCCATTCCGGCGAATACATACTGAATAAGATATGCGAGGACGGCTTCACCCACTATGAGCAGAGTGTCCGTATTGTGGAGGTGCTGGAAAAGGACGGGAGAGGACTGAACCTGACCTGGGAGGTGCGGGACGGCATACGCAACCACAGGACCTCCGGCCATCCGTCCACCCTGGAGGGCGCCATTGTCCGGCTGTCGGATAAGATTGCCTATATTAATCACGACATAGACGACGCCATCCGGGCCAGGATGTTCACGGAGCACGAGCTGCCCAGGGTGTATACCGATGTGCTGGGCCACAGTGTCCGGGAACGTCTCAACAACATGATTCACGACATCATACTGAACAGCATGGACAAACCTGCCATAACCATGTCGGAGGGGATGGAGGAGGCCATGCAGGGTTTGCGCAAATGGATGTTTGACAATGTATACAAGAACGATATACCCAAGGCGGAGGAGGGAAAGGCCCAGAACATGATTACCCAGCTCTATGAGTATTATATGGGACATGTGGATAAGCTGCCGGTGGAGTATGTGCTTCTCATGGTCAACAAGGGGGAGAAGAAGTCCCGGGTGGTGTGCGACTACATTGCCGGTATGAGCGATATCTATGCCATTGACCAGTTTGAGGAATTATTCGTTCCAAAGCGGTGGAACGTGTACTGA
- a CDS encoding ABC transporter ATP-binding protein: MLTLENLSFDVNDEKGEIGIIKDISFTVGDGKFVVITGPNGGGKSTTAKLIMGIERPTGGRVLFDGQDITDMSITDRANLGISFALQQPVRFKGVQVIDLLRLAARKKLTVSEACQYLAEVGLCAKDYINREVNASLSGGELKRIEIATVIARASKLSVFDEPEAGIDLWSFQNLIQVFERMRQNTNGSILIISHQERILNIADEIVVIADGKVVNQGTRDEIMPQIMGTASAVDACSKFYETAQ; encoded by the coding sequence ATGCTTACATTAGAGAATCTCTCCTTTGACGTAAATGATGAAAAGGGAGAAATAGGTATCATCAAAGATATAAGCTTTACAGTGGGCGACGGCAAGTTTGTGGTCATAACAGGCCCTAACGGCGGCGGCAAGTCCACTACGGCTAAACTAATCATGGGAATTGAACGCCCCACAGGAGGACGCGTCCTCTTTGACGGGCAGGATATAACAGATATGAGCATCACGGACAGGGCCAACCTGGGAATCAGCTTTGCGCTCCAGCAGCCTGTCCGCTTTAAGGGTGTGCAGGTAATCGATCTGCTCCGTCTGGCAGCCAGGAAGAAGCTGACGGTGTCGGAAGCCTGTCAATACCTGGCCGAGGTGGGGCTCTGCGCCAAGGACTATATCAACCGTGAGGTCAACGCCAGCCTGTCCGGCGGTGAGCTCAAGAGAATCGAGATTGCCACTGTCATTGCCAGGGCTTCCAAGCTTTCCGTATTTGACGAGCCTGAGGCAGGCATTGATCTGTGGAGTTTCCAGAACCTGATTCAGGTGTTTGAGCGCATGAGACAGAACACCAATGGTTCCATCCTGATTATATCCCATCAGGAACGGATTCTAAATATTGCGGATGAGATTGTGGTGATTGCAGACGGCAAGGTGGTGAACCAGGGCACCAGGGATGAAATCATGCCTCAGATCATGGGAACTGCGTCCGCGGTGGACGCCTGCAGTAAATTTTACGAGACAGCGCAGTGA
- the rpoD gene encoding RNA polymerase sigma factor RpoD, whose product MEGTDVFEEKLAGLLEEAKKKKNVLEYQEVMNYFGQEPPAANQLDRLFEFLDQNKVDVIRMGTEDELDPDLFIEEEMELDEEEEIDMEHLDLSVPEGVSLEDPVRMYLKEIGKIPLLGMEDEVELAKKMELGDPEARKRLAESNLRLVVSIAKRYVGRGMQFLDLIQEGNLGLIKAVEKFDYTKGYKFSTYATWWIRQAITRAIADQARTIRIPVHMVETINRLVRTSRQLLQELGREPTTEEIAARLDLPVERVSEIMKMSQEPVSLETPIGEEEDSHLGDFIQDDNVLVPQDAAAFTLLHEQLMEVLLTLTEREQKVLRLRFGLDDGRPRTLEEVGKQFNVTRERIRQIEAKALRKLRHPSRSKKLKDYLDE is encoded by the coding sequence ATGGAAGGGACGGACGTGTTTGAGGAGAAACTGGCAGGACTTCTGGAGGAAGCCAAGAAAAAGAAAAATGTATTGGAATACCAGGAGGTCATGAATTATTTTGGTCAGGAGCCCCCTGCCGCCAACCAGTTGGACAGGCTGTTTGAGTTCCTGGACCAGAATAAGGTGGACGTCATCCGCATGGGGACAGAGGATGAGCTGGACCCGGACCTTTTTATCGAGGAGGAAATGGAACTGGATGAAGAGGAAGAAATAGATATGGAGCACCTGGACCTGTCGGTTCCCGAGGGCGTCAGCCTGGAGGATCCTGTGCGCATGTATCTGAAGGAGATTGGGAAGATTCCTCTCCTGGGCATGGAGGATGAGGTGGAGCTGGCCAAGAAGATGGAGCTCGGCGACCCGGAAGCCAGGAAACGCCTGGCAGAGTCCAACCTGCGCCTGGTGGTCAGCATTGCAAAGCGGTATGTGGGCAGGGGAATGCAGTTTTTAGACCTGATTCAGGAAGGAAACCTGGGGCTTATCAAGGCAGTGGAGAAATTTGATTATACCAAGGGGTATAAGTTCAGCACCTATGCCACATGGTGGATCCGCCAGGCCATTACCAGGGCTATTGCGGACCAGGCCAGAACCATACGGATTCCGGTTCATATGGTGGAAACCATCAACCGCCTGGTGCGCACCTCCCGCCAGCTTCTGCAGGAGCTGGGAAGGGAGCCCACCACAGAGGAGATTGCGGCCAGGCTGGACCTGCCGGTGGAGCGGGTATCTGAAATCATGAAGATGTCCCAGGAGCCGGTGTCCTTAGAGACGCCCATCGGCGAGGAGGAGGACAGCCACCTGGGAGACTTTATACAGGATGACAATGTGCTGGTGCCTCAGGACGCGGCAGCCTTCACCCTTCTCCATGAACAGCTGATGGAAGTTCTGCTGACACTGACAGAGCGGGAACAGAAGGTGCTGCGCCTTCGGTTCGGCCTGGACGACGGACGTCCCAGGACCCTGGAGGAAGTGGGAAAGCAGTTTAATGTGACGAGGGAGAGGATACGCCAGATTGAGGCAAAGGCCCTGCGCAAGCTGCGCCATCCCAGCAGAAGTAAAAAGTTAAAGGATTATCTGGATGAATAG
- a CDS encoding tRNA (adenine(22)-N(1))-methyltransferase, with product MNSDKLETRDKREQAGTVKLSARLLTVAGFVRQGSRIADVGTDHGYIPVYLAQTGRISSALAMDVRYGPLERAQAHVREYQAWERARRQDFPAVPIKTRLSDGLKELKPGEADTVIIAGMGGELIIKILDEGRHVWDSVKQYILSPQSDLDKVRRYLAGHGFAIEDEAMVKDEGKYYTVMSVKRGFMEYESQAHYLYGRLLIGKKDITLREYLDRETLRIEKILESLQEKEGITDTETRAEARISRQKELSWIKEAQDEMQ from the coding sequence ATGAATAGTGACAAGTTAGAGACAAGAGATAAAAGAGAACAGGCGGGAACCGTAAAGCTGTCGGCCCGTCTTTTGACCGTAGCCGGGTTTGTGAGACAGGGAAGCCGCATTGCCGATGTGGGTACGGACCACGGCTATATACCTGTGTACCTGGCTCAGACAGGACGGATTTCCTCTGCCCTGGCCATGGACGTAAGATACGGTCCCCTGGAGAGGGCCCAGGCCCATGTAAGGGAATACCAGGCGTGGGAGAGGGCCCGCAGACAGGATTTTCCGGCGGTTCCCATCAAGACAAGGCTCAGCGACGGCCTGAAGGAGCTTAAGCCCGGCGAGGCCGACACGGTCATCATAGCAGGCATGGGCGGGGAGCTGATCATAAAAATCCTGGACGAGGGCCGTCATGTGTGGGACAGCGTAAAACAGTATATCCTTTCGCCCCAGTCGGATTTGGATAAGGTAAGGCGTTATCTGGCCGGACATGGTTTTGCCATTGAGGACGAAGCCATGGTAAAGGACGAGGGAAAGTATTATACGGTGATGAGCGTGAAAAGGGGCTTTATGGAATATGAAAGCCAGGCCCATTATCTCTACGGAAGGCTCCTGATTGGTAAGAAGGACATTACCTTAAGGGAATATCTGGACAGGGAGACGCTCAGAATAGAGAAAATCCTGGAATCCCTTCAGGAAAAAGAGGGGATTACCGACACAGAGACCAGGGCGGAGGCCAGAATAAGCAGGCAGAAGGAACTGTCCTGGATTAAGGAGGCACAAGATGAAATGCAGTGA
- a CDS encoding sodium-dependent transporter — MKTKNQWASKLGFIMATAGAAIGLGNLWKFPYLMGRNGGASFLAVYLFFICILGVPVMMLEMSLGRKTRHDPVLAYGDIHPNARIAGVFGVAAAFLILSYYSVIGGWIIKYIVSYGTTFHAPEDFEAFISAPAEPVFWHFLFLFMTTAVCYHGISGIENVSRIMMPLLFVLLIVIIVRSVTLPDAVLGLKFIFIPSSAAFNMKAVSAALGQVFYSLSLCMGITITYGSYLGDKENIPKSCASVAGLDTIIALMAGIAIFPAVFSFGLEPGQGPGLIFGTLPKVFASIKGGSVFAILFFALVLFAAVTSAIALLEVVVSFAVDSLKWTRKKATVILGLLIFLTGVPSALSFGTLGNVTILNYSVFDFVGMVTDNILLPFGGLAMCYFIGWKWEPQYLVDEVEKNGVTFKLKKLWIFCIRFLTPILVASVTLTGFAGIYSIVWG, encoded by the coding sequence ATGAAGACTAAGAATCAATGGGCAAGTAAACTTGGATTTATCATGGCAACCGCAGGGGCGGCCATAGGACTGGGAAATCTGTGGAAGTTTCCCTATCTCATGGGACGAAACGGAGGAGCATCCTTCCTGGCGGTATATTTATTCTTTATCTGCATTCTGGGCGTACCGGTGATGATGCTGGAGATGTCACTGGGCAGAAAGACCCGCCACGATCCCGTGCTGGCATACGGGGATATCCACCCCAATGCCAGGATTGCAGGGGTGTTTGGAGTGGCGGCGGCATTTCTGATTCTGTCCTACTACAGTGTCATCGGAGGCTGGATCATCAAGTATATTGTAAGCTATGGAACCACCTTCCACGCTCCGGAGGATTTTGAGGCATTTATCAGCGCGCCGGCGGAGCCTGTGTTCTGGCATTTCCTCTTCCTCTTCATGACAACCGCTGTCTGCTATCACGGCATCAGCGGTATCGAGAATGTCAGCAGAATCATGATGCCCCTGCTGTTTGTGCTGCTGATTGTAATTATTGTGAGAAGCGTGACCCTGCCTGACGCTGTCCTGGGCCTCAAATTCATTTTTATTCCCAGCAGCGCGGCCTTTAACATGAAGGCGGTCAGCGCGGCCCTGGGTCAGGTATTTTATTCCCTGAGCCTCTGTATGGGAATTACCATTACCTACGGAAGCTATCTGGGAGATAAGGAAAATATTCCAAAAAGCTGCGCCAGCGTGGCGGGACTGGACACCATCATTGCATTGATGGCAGGTATAGCCATCTTTCCGGCGGTGTTTTCCTTTGGGCTGGAGCCGGGACAGGGGCCGGGCCTTATATTCGGCACCCTTCCCAAGGTGTTTGCCTCCATTAAAGGAGGGTCGGTCTTTGCAATCCTGTTCTTTGCACTGGTGCTGTTTGCTGCCGTGACCAGCGCCATTGCCCTGCTGGAGGTGGTGGTTTCCTTTGCAGTGGACAGCCTTAAGTGGACAAGGAAAAAGGCTACGGTCATCCTGGGCCTCCTTATTTTCCTGACAGGGGTTCCCAGCGCTCTGTCCTTCGGCACTCTGGGGAATGTGACCATACTCAATTACAGTGTATTCGACTTTGTGGGAATGGTGACGGACAACATCCTCCTTCCCTTTGGCGGCCTGGCCATGTGCTATTTTATCGGCTGGAAATGGGAACCCCAGTATCTGGTGGACGAGGTGGAGAAAAACGGGGTCACCTTCAAGCTTAAGAAGCTGTGGATATTCTGCATTCGTTTTCTCACCCCGATTCTGGTTGCGTCTGTGACCTTGACGGGATTTGCCGGTATTTATTCTATTGTGTGGGGATAG
- a CDS encoding S8 family peptidase, with the protein MENQKRENLLNLALDATEEERLKSVNLNVGYDPEEKTWELIVRYNGSLEALRNEGIRVDELAAGYAVLVVPESRIDQVSAMEQIVYIEKPKRLFFASNMARAASCLSTIQTSSGSGTGGVGAGAGVISGLESGLTGRGVLVAVIDSGIDYFHPDFRNPDGTTRIGLLADQDRDRIYTREEINAALETGSRSSALELVPSTDPSGHGTAVAAIAAGNGREGNGVYRGVAYESELMVVKLGTPLTDSFPRTTQLMKALDLVVRRARDMNRPLAVNISFGNTYGSHDGTSLLETFINDMSNIGRNVIVAGTGNEGTGAGHRAGSLVMGQEENAQLSIAPYETGMGVQLWKSYVDQFSIRLVTPSGEVIGPIDSRLGPQTLRYGGTRILIYYGKPSPFSRAQEVYFDFLPVRDYLDSGIWTFRLTPERIVTGRYDMWLPSRGILNPSTRFLRPVPETTLTIPSTAANVISVGAYDDSYRAYADFSGRGFTRQTQQVKPDLAAPGVDIVTARRGGGYEAVTGTSFAAPFVTGSAALLMQWGILQGNDPFLYGEKVKAYFTRGARHLPGYDVWPNERLGYGTLCVRDSLPV; encoded by the coding sequence ATGGAAAATCAGAAACGGGAAAATCTGCTGAACCTGGCCCTGGATGCCACGGAGGAGGAACGGCTGAAATCAGTGAACCTGAATGTGGGGTATGACCCTGAGGAGAAGACATGGGAGCTCATAGTCAGGTACAATGGCTCACTTGAGGCCCTTCGGAACGAGGGTATCCGGGTGGATGAGCTGGCTGCCGGATACGCGGTCCTGGTGGTGCCGGAGAGCCGGATAGATCAGGTCAGCGCCATGGAGCAAATTGTATACATCGAGAAACCAAAGAGGCTGTTCTTTGCCAGCAACATGGCAAGGGCAGCCTCCTGTCTAAGCACGATTCAGACCAGCAGCGGGTCAGGAACAGGAGGCGTGGGAGCGGGAGCAGGCGTTATAAGCGGCCTGGAATCCGGTCTCACGGGAAGAGGCGTGCTGGTGGCAGTCATTGATTCAGGCATTGATTACTTTCATCCGGATTTCAGGAACCCGGACGGAACCACCCGCATCGGGCTGCTGGCGGACCAGGACAGGGACCGGATTTATACCAGGGAGGAGATCAACGCTGCCCTGGAAACAGGGAGCCGGTCATCTGCCCTGGAGCTGGTGCCTTCCACAGACCCCAGCGGCCACGGGACAGCGGTGGCAGCCATTGCGGCCGGAAACGGCAGGGAGGGAAACGGTGTTTACCGGGGCGTGGCCTATGAGAGCGAGCTCATGGTGGTGAAACTGGGAACGCCCCTGACGGACAGCTTTCCGCGGACCACCCAGTTAATGAAGGCTCTGGACCTGGTGGTCCGGCGGGCCCGGGATATGAACCGGCCCCTGGCTGTGAACATAAGCTTTGGAAATACCTATGGATCCCATGACGGGACCAGTCTGCTGGAGACCTTCATCAACGACATGTCGAACATTGGCAGAAACGTTATCGTGGCCGGCACAGGAAACGAGGGAACCGGGGCAGGACACAGGGCAGGAAGTCTGGTCATGGGACAGGAGGAAAATGCGCAGCTGTCCATCGCGCCCTATGAGACGGGAATGGGAGTGCAGCTGTGGAAGTCCTATGTGGACCAGTTTTCCATCCGCCTGGTCACGCCGTCAGGGGAGGTCATCGGGCCTATCGACAGCCGGCTGGGCCCCCAGACCCTGCGCTACGGGGGAACGCGGATCCTGATTTATTACGGCAAGCCCAGTCCCTTCAGCCGGGCCCAGGAGGTATACTTTGATTTCCTGCCTGTGAGGGATTATCTGGACAGCGGAATCTGGACCTTCCGCCTGACGCCGGAGCGGATTGTGACCGGGCGCTACGATATGTGGCTGCCTTCCAGGGGGATTTTAAACCCGTCCACCCGCTTTTTAAGGCCGGTGCCGGAGACCACCCTGACCATTCCCTCCACTGCTGCCAATGTGATATCCGTGGGGGCTTACGATGATTCTTACCGCGCCTACGCGGATTTTTCCGGCCGCGGTTTCACCCGCCAGACGCAGCAGGTAAAACCGGATCTGGCAGCTCCGGGAGTGGATATTGTCACAGCCAGGCGGGGAGGCGGATACGAGGCAGTGACGGGAACCTCCTTTGCAGCCCCCTTTGTCACGGGCAGCGCGGCCCTGCTGATGCAGTGGGGAATTTTGCAGGGAAACGACCCCTTCCTTTACGGGGAGAAGGTAAAGGCGTATTTTACCAGAGGGGCCAGGCACCTGCCGGGGTATGATGTGTGGCCCAATGAGAGGCTGGGGTATGGGACTCTTTGTGTGAGGGACAGTCTGCCGGTGTAG